The following coding sequences lie in one Flagellimonas eckloniae genomic window:
- a CDS encoding GntR family transcriptional regulator, protein MKRLEYINIDTNSRIPKYKQVMDSIMKSIHMGSLGMGQKIPSINELSEEYLLSRDTVEKAYGLLKKQNIIASVKGKGYYIAKTDLSIQANVLFLINKLSTYKMRIFNSFVNTLGANAKVDLDIYHCEPLVFRDILDKKKNLYDYYVIMPHFKNENLQHMGCTDDILKTIHSIPNGKLIIMDRNLKSLSKESGRIYQDFTEDIYDALTTALEKLNKYKKIMLVYPSKAVYPYPKGIVTGFKRFCIQHAIDYEILDEIYDSMELQLNDLYIIIEEGDLVNLVKQVRDRHYKLGEDIGIISYNDTPLKELLGITVMSTNFKKMGEEAANMILNNNPIDIKNKFHFIDRFSL, encoded by the coding sequence TTGAAAAGATTGGAATATATAAACATAGATACAAACTCTAGAATCCCCAAATACAAACAAGTAATGGATTCGATAATGAAGAGTATTCATATGGGCAGTTTAGGTATGGGGCAAAAAATACCTTCTATCAATGAACTAAGTGAAGAGTATTTATTGTCTAGAGATACAGTTGAAAAGGCTTATGGACTCTTAAAAAAACAAAATATTATAGCATCAGTAAAAGGTAAGGGGTATTACATTGCAAAAACGGACCTATCCATCCAAGCAAACGTTCTTTTCTTGATCAATAAACTGAGCACATACAAAATGCGCATTTTCAATTCTTTTGTAAACACGCTGGGCGCGAACGCAAAGGTTGACCTTGATATATACCATTGCGAACCCTTAGTTTTCAGGGATATTTTAGATAAAAAGAAAAATCTTTATGATTATTATGTCATCATGCCACATTTTAAAAATGAGAATTTGCAACATATGGGCTGTACTGATGACATCCTGAAAACCATTCATTCCATACCAAATGGTAAATTGATAATAATGGATCGTAACCTCAAAAGTCTATCAAAGGAATCTGGAAGAATTTATCAGGATTTTACCGAAGATATTTATGATGCTTTGACCACTGCTTTGGAAAAGTTGAATAAGTACAAGAAAATTATGCTAGTATATCCAAGCAAAGCAGTATATCCTTACCCCAAGGGCATAGTTACGGGGTTTAAAAGGTTCTGTATTCAACATGCCATAGACTATGAAATACTTGATGAGATTTATGATAGTATGGAGTTACAACTAAATGACCTTTACATAATAATAGAGGAAGGAGATCTTGTAAACTTGGTCAAACAGGTAAGAGACCGCCATTATAAATTGGGAGAGGATATCGGTATTATTTCTTACAATGACACCCCACTAAAGGAACTTTTAGGGATTACAGTAATGAGTACAAACTTTAAAAAAATGGGGGAAGAAGCTGCAAATATGATCTTAAACAATAACCCTATTGACATAAAAAACAAGTTTCACTTCATAGACCGTTTTTCTTTGTAA
- a CDS encoding RagB/SusD family nutrient uptake outer membrane protein, which produces MKIIKYLLTIIVLGILSCSDDFLDRTPLDEVSNETFFSNENDIVNYNNSLYDIAKNDRDYPIMMGLGPGPGVLFYHGIWWQDEMSDNLGATHPRAIEMYRVRAGKHNIDNDPRPMGYTGWDFIRSINFGLENYDRAGLSEEIVNRYKGEARLFRGWFYSDKVRRFGDVQWIDKVLNIDSEELFNPRDNRDFVMQKVLEDLDFAIAGLPEDWENGGNPGRVDKWVALAVKSRVCLFEGTWRKYHGLSNADFWLEQCVVASKELMDNGGFTLYSTGDPVGDYRYASSSTTQEGNSEVIYWRKYESLINGHFASRLFWNYNGGATKSFVEDVLCEDGLPISLSPLYAGDAQIEDVFVARDSRLRQCVLNPADKELLNYPNDDFDYPRLVGMTGGRNRSNTGYHVVKHWNAEDEQRPRNQHIASPPCLRLGEVFLNFAEAKAELGTLTQGDLDISINLLRSRVNMPGLDINPPMDPRYADMGVSSLIVEIRRERRVELFLEGHRYHDVRRWKQGPRFFGQSDFGIRFDAAAEARYEGANVEITEIDGIPYIDVRKDTDFIPEFDESRHYLWPIPANVISQNPNIQQNPGW; this is translated from the coding sequence ATGAAAATTATAAAATATCTTTTAACAATCATAGTGTTGGGCATACTGTCCTGCAGTGACGATTTCTTAGATCGTACGCCACTTGACGAGGTAAGTAATGAGACATTTTTTTCAAACGAAAATGATATTGTCAATTATAACAATAGCTTATACGACATTGCCAAAAACGATAGAGACTATCCCATTATGATGGGCTTGGGTCCTGGCCCCGGAGTATTGTTTTACCACGGTATATGGTGGCAAGACGAAATGAGCGATAATCTGGGAGCGACACACCCAAGAGCAATAGAAATGTACCGGGTAAGGGCAGGCAAACATAATATTGACAATGATCCTAGGCCCATGGGGTATACTGGATGGGATTTTATACGATCTATTAATTTCGGACTTGAAAATTATGACAGGGCTGGGCTAAGTGAGGAAATCGTTAACAGGTATAAGGGCGAGGCTCGTTTGTTCAGGGGGTGGTTCTATTCAGATAAGGTCAGAAGGTTCGGGGATGTACAATGGATTGATAAGGTATTGAACATAGATTCAGAAGAATTGTTCAACCCTAGGGATAACCGTGATTTTGTAATGCAAAAAGTATTGGAGGATTTGGATTTTGCCATTGCCGGTCTACCAGAGGACTGGGAAAATGGGGGAAACCCAGGCCGCGTTGATAAATGGGTAGCCTTAGCCGTAAAATCCAGAGTGTGTCTATTTGAGGGTACTTGGAGAAAATATCATGGGCTTAGTAATGCCGATTTTTGGCTGGAACAGTGCGTAGTGGCCTCAAAAGAATTGATGGACAATGGAGGTTTTACACTATATAGCACTGGTGACCCTGTAGGGGATTACCGCTATGCATCATCTTCAACAACTCAAGAAGGAAACTCGGAGGTAATCTACTGGCGTAAATATGAGTCGTTGATTAACGGTCATTTTGCATCACGTTTGTTTTGGAACTATAACGGAGGTGCCACAAAAAGCTTTGTGGAAGATGTTCTTTGTGAAGACGGATTGCCGATTTCTCTATCACCCCTTTATGCCGGAGATGCACAAATAGAGGATGTTTTTGTGGCTCGCGATTCGCGTCTAAGACAATGTGTATTGAATCCAGCGGATAAAGAATTACTTAATTATCCCAATGATGATTTCGATTATCCAAGATTAGTAGGTATGACGGGAGGCAGAAATAGATCCAATACCGGATATCACGTGGTAAAGCACTGGAATGCAGAGGATGAACAACGTCCTAGAAACCAACATATTGCATCCCCCCCTTGTTTGAGATTGGGTGAAGTATTTTTGAACTTTGCAGAGGCGAAAGCAGAATTGGGAACACTAACTCAAGGAGATTTGGACATTTCTATTAATCTGTTAAGGTCTAGGGTAAATATGCCTGGTTTGGATATAAATCCACCTATGGATCCAAGATATGCAGATATGGGAGTTTCATCTTTGATTGTTGAGATACGCAGGGAAAGAAGGGTTGAACTTTTCTTGGAAGGCCATCGCTACCATGATGTAAGACGTTGGAAGCAAGGCCCGCGATTTTTTGGACAATCAGATTTTGGTATACGATTCGATGCAGCGGCAGAAGCAAGGTACGAAGGTGCTAATGTAGAAATTACTGAAATAGATGGTATACCATATATAGATGTACGTAAGGACACGGATTTTATACCTGAATTCGACGAGTCCAGGCATTATTTATGGCCCATACCTGCAAATGTTATTTCCCAGAACCCAAATATTCAACAAAATCCTGGGTGGTAA
- a CDS encoding SusC/RagA family TonB-linked outer membrane protein → MKKKSNKRFRFAGLAFMATMVLCIFSISSSFAQIQAVTGTVTDVNGEPLPGVNVVQKGTTNGVSADFDGNYAIRLIPGSRVIIFSSIGFNTKEVTVNASNINVTLDEDTQSLDEVVVVGYGTQKKANLTGAVSVATAEVLQNRAIANVGEGLQGVVPGLNVTVTSGDPTEGPEFNIRGFESINGGSPLILVDGVPMDLNRINPENIESVNVLKDGASAAIYGARAAFGVILVKTKEGSLGKTNVQLSTQLSWNKPIFNINQIDNGYIYALERNKAQERNGGDPRYDEAYLQGLQQYWADPANNAPWEVIDGSFVNYENPGMVDDLVNATSPRQKIDLTISGATEKTNYFTSFGLFNTDGFYNHPANDNFKRYNILAKADYKLTDWLTFDSQITANFENSDKPAAVDINTLIRIEPIRPYRVPLIPGYEQYEGMSWNHAFPIYAQLENGGRTKFTTQDIWLRGGLVANPIKNLTLNGNFSYNTFTRQFESFRPAYEVVSFNLEQDNPVQVVGDDDIEIQRNFNQYYVLNLFGEYELDSLDDHYIKMVFGYNQEWDFNQRIAGDANQLVSPNIIDIGATTGNRFIEGGKGHATLRGYFYRLNYIYKDKYLLEASTRYDGTSRFPAGDRFGLFPSISAGWRISNENFMSGTREWLDNLKLRASYGELGNQLLGSGSQLLGNDSFYPYIPSLSVGTSNNVLSSGLIPTVGAPGLVSPSLTWERVVSTNLGLDVVMFKNKLDMSFDVYTRETLDMLLRRAYPDVLGAAAPRENGADLKTQGWEASIKWRDKIGDNISYFINLNVADWTSEITKYDNPTGAIPGNPSNGNALSANASSNYYEGQQIGEIWGYETVGIFQGGTDEEVAAFNESQSRLGNGWRAGDIQFRDLNGDGEISPGINTLDDPGDRRIIGNTTPRYTYGINTGISYKGFSIDAFFQGVGKRDYYPGNQNWTWFFPWRSYNGDESWLTNTWTPDNPNAYFPEIQTDAKNYTEQTRFLQNAAYIRLKNLNVGYAFPTSITDKIGLSSFRLYVAGQNVWEYSKIRKPLDPEYIFDNSIDFPLLRTYSVGMVLGF, encoded by the coding sequence ATGAAAAAAAAGTCTAACAAACGGTTCCGTTTTGCTGGTTTGGCGTTTATGGCGACGATGGTATTATGTATATTTTCCATTTCGTCTTCATTTGCACAAATACAAGCAGTGACGGGTACGGTGACCGATGTAAACGGAGAACCTCTTCCTGGGGTAAATGTGGTTCAAAAAGGAACAACAAATGGGGTATCTGCCGACTTTGATGGCAATTATGCAATCAGATTAATTCCAGGATCGCGAGTAATAATCTTTTCTTCTATTGGTTTCAATACCAAAGAAGTAACAGTCAATGCCTCAAACATTAACGTAACACTTGATGAAGATACTCAAAGCTTGGATGAAGTAGTTGTTGTGGGTTATGGCACTCAGAAAAAAGCAAATTTAACCGGTGCCGTATCCGTCGCAACAGCTGAGGTTTTACAGAATAGGGCCATCGCCAATGTTGGAGAGGGATTACAAGGGGTGGTACCAGGCCTTAATGTAACTGTAACTAGCGGTGACCCTACGGAAGGTCCGGAGTTTAATATTCGGGGTTTTGAATCTATTAACGGGGGGTCTCCTTTAATACTTGTTGATGGTGTACCTATGGATCTCAACCGTATCAATCCGGAGAACATTGAGAGCGTAAATGTATTAAAGGATGGTGCCTCGGCTGCAATCTACGGGGCAAGGGCCGCTTTTGGTGTAATTCTAGTAAAGACAAAGGAAGGCTCCCTTGGTAAAACTAACGTTCAATTGAGCACACAGCTATCTTGGAACAAACCTATCTTTAATATTAACCAAATAGACAATGGATATATCTATGCTTTGGAAAGAAATAAGGCACAAGAAAGAAATGGTGGAGATCCTAGATACGATGAAGCTTATTTACAAGGACTTCAGCAATATTGGGCAGATCCGGCAAACAATGCACCATGGGAAGTAATTGACGGTAGTTTTGTAAATTATGAAAACCCGGGTATGGTGGACGATTTGGTCAATGCAACTTCACCTAGACAAAAAATTGATTTGACCATTTCAGGTGCCACTGAAAAAACCAATTACTTCACTTCTTTTGGACTTTTTAATACCGACGGGTTTTATAATCATCCAGCAAATGATAATTTTAAAAGATATAATATTCTAGCGAAGGCAGATTATAAACTCACGGATTGGTTAACATTCGATAGCCAGATTACTGCAAATTTTGAAAATTCAGATAAGCCAGCTGCTGTGGATATAAATACATTGATCCGGATTGAACCCATACGTCCATACCGCGTACCCTTAATACCTGGGTATGAACAATACGAGGGTATGAGTTGGAACCACGCGTTCCCAATTTATGCACAATTGGAAAATGGGGGGCGTACCAAGTTCACGACCCAGGATATATGGTTAAGGGGTGGCCTAGTAGCCAATCCCATTAAAAACCTTACCCTGAACGGTAATTTCTCCTATAATACATTTACCAGGCAGTTTGAAAGCTTTAGACCGGCCTATGAGGTGGTTTCATTTAACCTTGAACAAGATAACCCGGTACAGGTTGTAGGGGATGACGATATTGAGATACAAAGAAACTTTAACCAATATTATGTATTGAACCTTTTTGGGGAATATGAATTAGATTCTTTGGATGACCACTACATAAAAATGGTTTTTGGTTACAACCAAGAATGGGATTTCAACCAACGTATTGCTGGTGATGCAAACCAGTTGGTTTCGCCAAACATTATTGACATAGGGGCAACTACTGGGAATAGATTTATAGAAGGTGGAAAAGGACATGCTACCCTTAGAGGCTATTTTTATCGCTTAAATTACATTTATAAGGACAAATATCTTTTGGAAGCCAGCACCCGTTATGATGGCACATCACGTTTTCCTGCAGGAGACCGTTTTGGGCTTTTCCCTTCAATTTCCGCAGGGTGGAGAATTTCTAACGAAAACTTTATGTCGGGCACTCGTGAGTGGCTCGATAATCTTAAGTTAAGAGCCTCCTATGGAGAACTAGGTAACCAACTTTTAGGCTCTGGAAGCCAGCTCCTAGGAAATGATAGTTTTTATCCCTACATACCCTCACTTAGTGTAGGCACATCAAATAATGTTTTGTCTTCAGGACTAATTCCAACTGTTGGTGCCCCAGGATTGGTCAGTCCAAGTCTTACTTGGGAGCGTGTAGTAAGTACCAACCTTGGTTTAGATGTTGTGATGTTCAAAAATAAATTGGATATGTCTTTTGATGTATATACCCGAGAAACCCTTGATATGCTCTTAAGAAGGGCTTATCCTGATGTTTTAGGAGCTGCCGCCCCAAGGGAAAACGGGGCCGACCTAAAGACCCAAGGTTGGGAAGCATCCATAAAATGGCGTGACAAAATTGGGGATAACATTAGCTACTTCATTAATTTGAATGTAGCGGATTGGACTTCGGAAATAACAAAGTATGATAATCCTACAGGGGCCATTCCAGGTAATCCCAGTAATGGAAATGCTTTATCCGCAAATGCGAGCAGTAATTACTATGAAGGCCAACAGATTGGCGAGATATGGGGGTATGAGACCGTTGGTATTTTTCAAGGAGGAACTGATGAAGAGGTAGCGGCCTTTAATGAAAGTCAATCTAGACTTGGTAACGGATGGAGAGCAGGGGATATTCAATTTAGAGATCTTAATGGTGACGGAGAAATTAGTCCTGGCATCAATACGCTTGACGATCCTGGTGATAGAAGAATTATTGGTAATACAACGCCAAGGTATACTTATGGTATAAATACCGGAATAAGTTATAAAGGTTTTTCCATAGACGCATTCTTTCAAGGGGTTGGAAAAAGAGACTATTATCCGGGTAACCAAAACTGGACATGGTTTTTCCCGTGGCGTTCGTATAATGGTGATGAATCTTGGTTGACCAATACTTGGACTCCAGATAATCCAAATGCATATTTTCCAGAAATTCAGACAGACGCCAAAAATTATACTGAACAAACTCGATTTTTGCAGAACGCGGCTTATATAAGACTTAAAAACCTTAATGTTGGTTATGCATTCCCCACTTCAATAACTGATAAGATAGGCCTGTCTAGTTTCAGGTTATATGTGGCAGGGCAAAATGTTTGGGAATATTCCAAAATTCGAAAGCCTTTGGATCCTGAATATATTTTTGACAATTCAATAGATTTTCCATTATTGAGAACCTATAGTGTTGGAATGGTGTTGGGCTTTTAA
- a CDS encoding DUF4861 domain-containing protein: protein MRKINLLLIAIFSIIAFSCEEKSKKNQQIIVKNTMDTNRSFETVSVDIASLQLVNVKGSIVLLDTENKTEITSQLVDSDGDGEMDAILFQPEIAANSEKVYELTFSEATKQKDSVPACYSRFVPERTDDYAWENNRVAFRTYGPTAQKMIEDGVKGGTLSSGIDAWLKRVDYPIINKWYKKELETDGSYHKDDGEGLDNFHVGISRGVGGIAKKIDTTYYISRNFTSWKTLNIGPIRTSFTLSYADWDAAGNKISEEKKISLDYGNNLSRFEISLKGTDTISAGLTLHEKNGKVGVNQENGWVSYWEPHEDSELGTAIVVPENAMAGHEHYQTDRKDESNLFAHIKINDGKAIYYAGFGWEKSGQYTDKAEWEAYIDEFAKRLNNPLKVTIK from the coding sequence AACCGTTCTTTCGAAACAGTCTCTGTAGACATTGCTTCGCTTCAACTAGTTAATGTAAAAGGTAGTATTGTACTCTTGGATACAGAAAACAAAACTGAAATTACTTCACAGCTAGTAGACTCAGATGGAGATGGAGAAATGGATGCGATTTTATTCCAACCTGAAATTGCAGCCAATAGTGAAAAAGTATACGAGCTAACATTTTCTGAAGCAACAAAGCAAAAAGATAGTGTTCCAGCTTGTTATTCAAGATTTGTGCCCGAACGAACGGACGATTACGCTTGGGAAAACAATCGCGTTGCCTTCAGGACCTACGGCCCAACCGCACAAAAAATGATTGAAGATGGAGTTAAAGGAGGAACATTATCCAGCGGCATTGATGCTTGGTTAAAACGTGTTGATTACCCTATCATCAATAAATGGTATAAGAAGGAACTGGAAACGGATGGTAGTTATCATAAAGATGACGGTGAAGGACTGGATAATTTCCATGTTGGCATAAGCAGAGGAGTTGGCGGCATCGCAAAAAAGATAGATACCACCTATTATATTTCTAGAAATTTCACTTCATGGAAAACGTTGAACATAGGACCTATACGGACAAGTTTTACACTCTCTTATGCCGATTGGGATGCCGCTGGCAACAAAATATCAGAAGAAAAAAAGATATCGCTGGATTACGGAAACAACCTATCAAGATTTGAGATTAGCTTAAAAGGTACTGATACGATATCAGCAGGTCTCACACTTCATGAAAAAAATGGGAAAGTTGGAGTAAATCAAGAAAATGGATGGGTTAGTTATTGGGAACCCCATGAAGATTCGGAACTGGGAACCGCTATTGTTGTTCCTGAAAACGCGATGGCAGGTCACGAACATTATCAAACTGATAGAAAAGATGAAAGCAATCTTTTTGCACATATCAAAATTAATGATGGGAAAGCCATTTATTATGCAGGTTTTGGATGGGAAAAAAGTGGTCAGTACACTGATAAGGCAGAATGGGAAGCTTACATCGATGAATTTGCCAAGCGCCTAAATAACCCATTGAAAGTCACTATTAAATAA
- a CDS encoding SusC/RagA family TonB-linked outer membrane protein — MKKKSNKRFRFAGLAFMATMVLCIFSVSSSFAQIQAVTGTVTDVNGEPLPGVNVVQKGTANGVSSDFDGNYSIRLGQGSRILVFSYIGFNAKEITVNAATINVALEEDTQNLDEVVVIGYATVSREKVLGALSTVKAEKIAEVTPTNAFEGIQGRLAGVQIATNGGPGAGFDIRVRGTSTFSAGGTGPLYVVDGQQLDNVDNIDPNDIASLEVLKDGATTAIYGTRGANGVVLITTKSGKAGDVSIDVNVVTGINTLNGAIPVANTRQRLFYEDVRRTDAQRLNPTGNQRDSLSLLLRNSFDLQDLITRAGTRNQINVAVSAGSDKVRAYWNTGYLNEEGIVVNSSFRRINTRFKLDFTPNKKLALSSSFNASFEEFSGLNEGQVFQQLVERIAYFPIFEPNGDLTPEIAGRQNPVAEARLRQQRLRTWRGQSFNSAQYNITPSFSIKSTLGINFRLRRNNNFEPLLVLNPRNTNPLASYRDRIDYDIQQENFVNYTNEFGKHSVSAFAGMQILKRYQEEFGISNALFVSEDIQTFNNVDPDGLGINADQTFDTRSNLFSLFAGFNYDFDNRYLISATIRRDGSSRFGENKEFGYFPSGSIGWRVSNEPFLQGNNILNNLLLRASYGETGNDRIGDYEFTSAFEPGAVYDGISGVAPSRLGNPELSWESTNATNIGFDLGMFRNRLTVNFDVWRKDTEDLLASVPLPEESGFSGIRQNVGAVRNQGIDINVGGSIIQSENFSWNSNFNISFQENEVTRLFEGTPFQSGDYLIEEGQPIGNIFGFKNLGVYQYDESNAFTDDGVQLTPNFDGSGNFANYTLNGQEFTGNVNQIRNDGRVAEGGDIIWDDVDGDFVITNEDRQVIGNGLPTAFGGFSNDFKYKDISLSFLFDFTLGNDLWRRWDETRNDLNSSNETPGPDRIEGAWLNPGDVTVYPRLTRVPQNRDRPNSFFVSDGGFIKLRFVRLGYDLPQKVLERISFLKKCSFFVSGNNLLTWTNYKGFNPELGTRGNPLQPGVDNLRFPNDREVILGLNLKF, encoded by the coding sequence ATGAAAAAAAAGTCTAACAAACGGTTCCGTTTTGCTGGTTTGGCGTTTATGGCGACAATGGTATTATGTATATTTTCCGTTTCGTCTTCATTTGCACAAATACAAGCAGTCACGGGAACGGTGACCGATGTAAACGGAGAACCTCTTCCAGGGGTAAATGTGGTGCAAAAAGGAACAGCAAATGGAGTATCTTCTGACTTTGATGGTAACTACTCCATACGACTGGGGCAAGGCTCTAGGATTCTCGTTTTTTCTTACATCGGATTTAATGCCAAAGAAATTACGGTAAATGCAGCTACCATCAATGTAGCACTTGAGGAGGACACCCAAAACCTAGATGAGGTCGTGGTAATTGGCTATGCTACCGTGTCCCGTGAAAAAGTATTGGGAGCTTTATCTACTGTAAAAGCTGAAAAGATTGCAGAAGTGACACCCACAAATGCCTTCGAAGGAATACAAGGGCGTTTAGCAGGAGTGCAAATTGCAACAAACGGTGGTCCAGGAGCTGGTTTTGATATTCGGGTACGAGGTACCTCTACCTTCAGTGCGGGCGGTACAGGGCCATTATATGTAGTAGATGGTCAACAATTGGATAATGTTGATAATATCGATCCCAACGATATTGCTTCCTTGGAAGTATTAAAAGATGGAGCAACAACTGCAATCTATGGTACGCGAGGTGCAAACGGAGTTGTATTGATTACCACAAAATCCGGTAAAGCTGGGGATGTAAGTATAGATGTAAATGTTGTAACTGGTATTAATACCTTGAATGGGGCCATTCCAGTTGCCAATACAAGGCAGCGTTTGTTTTACGAAGATGTGCGAAGAACGGACGCACAAAGACTAAACCCTACAGGTAACCAACGTGATTCCTTAAGTCTATTGCTTAGAAATTCGTTCGATCTGCAAGATTTGATTACAAGAGCTGGTACTAGAAATCAAATAAATGTAGCTGTAAGTGCAGGTAGTGATAAAGTACGTGCTTATTGGAACACAGGTTATTTAAATGAAGAAGGTATTGTGGTGAACAGTAGTTTCAGAAGAATAAACACCCGTTTCAAGCTTGATTTTACACCTAACAAAAAATTAGCCCTCAGTTCTTCTTTTAATGCATCTTTCGAAGAATTTAGCGGACTTAATGAAGGACAGGTATTCCAACAGTTAGTGGAACGAATCGCCTACTTTCCCATCTTTGAACCCAACGGCGATTTGACCCCCGAAATTGCGGGTCGTCAAAACCCTGTTGCGGAAGCACGATTGCGTCAACAGCGCTTACGAACATGGAGGGGGCAGAGCTTTAACTCGGCCCAATATAACATTACCCCTTCCTTTTCCATTAAGTCTACCCTAGGTATCAACTTTAGATTAAGAAGGAACAATAACTTTGAACCCTTATTGGTATTAAACCCTAGAAATACGAATCCTTTGGCTAGCTATAGAGATCGTATCGATTATGATATTCAACAAGAAAACTTCGTCAATTATACTAACGAATTTGGAAAACATAGTGTATCAGCATTTGCCGGTATGCAGATATTGAAGCGGTATCAAGAGGAATTTGGTATTTCAAATGCTCTTTTTGTTTCTGAAGACATTCAAACATTTAACAATGTAGACCCAGATGGACTGGGTATTAATGCTGATCAAACCTTTGATACAAGAAGTAATTTGTTCTCGCTTTTTGCAGGTTTCAACTATGACTTTGACAACAGATACTTGATTAGTGCTACAATAAGACGTGACGGGTCTTCTCGATTCGGTGAAAACAAAGAATTTGGTTATTTCCCATCTGGGTCTATTGGCTGGCGGGTTAGCAACGAACCTTTTTTACAAGGGAACAACATTTTAAACAACCTGCTATTACGAGCTAGTTATGGTGAAACAGGGAATGATCGAATTGGTGATTATGAATTTACATCAGCTTTTGAACCGGGGGCGGTTTATGATGGGATAAGTGGTGTTGCACCTTCTAGGTTGGGAAATCCTGAACTAAGCTGGGAAAGCACTAATGCTACCAATATTGGTTTTGACCTAGGCATGTTCAGAAATCGGTTAACCGTTAACTTTGATGTTTGGAGAAAAGACACCGAAGATCTTTTAGCAAGTGTTCCATTGCCAGAAGAATCAGGTTTTAGTGGAATTCGTCAGAACGTTGGTGCCGTTCGTAACCAAGGAATTGACATAAATGTAGGCGGCAGCATCATCCAATCTGAAAATTTCAGTTGGAATAGTAATTTCAACATAAGTTTTCAGGAAAATGAAGTTACTAGATTATTTGAAGGCACTCCATTTCAATCAGGGGATTATTTGATTGAAGAAGGCCAACCTATAGGTAATATTTTTGGCTTCAAAAATCTTGGTGTATATCAATACGATGAATCCAATGCATTTACAGATGATGGCGTACAGCTTACCCCAAATTTTGACGGTTCTGGCAACTTTGCTAATTATACCTTGAACGGTCAAGAATTTACAGGTAATGTTAATCAGATTAGAAATGATGGGCGTGTTGCCGAAGGTGGCGATATTATCTGGGACGATGTTGATGGTGATTTTGTCATCACCAATGAGGATAGACAGGTAATAGGTAATGGTCTGCCAACAGCCTTTGGTGGATTTTCCAATGACTTTAAATATAAAGATATCAGTTTGAGTTTTCTTTTTGATTTTACCCTAGGTAATGATCTATGGAGACGATGGGATGAAACACGTAACGATTTGAACTCTTCAAACGAGACCCCAGGTCCTGATCGTATTGAAGGAGCTTGGCTAAACCCAGGAGACGTTACGGTTTACCCTAGACTAACCCGTGTGCCACAAAACAGGGACAGACCCAACAGCTTTTTTGTAAGCGACGGCGGCTTTATCAAATTACGATTTGTACGATTAGGATATGACTTGCCACAAAAAGTGCTCGAGAGGATAAGCTTTCTTAAGAAATGTTCATTTTTTGTATCGGGCAATAATTTATTGACATGGACAAATTACAAAGGTTTTAATCCTGAATTAGGTACCAGAGGCAACCCATTACAACCGGGGGTTGATAACTTAAGGTTCCCCAACGATCGTGAGGTAATTTTAGGTCTTAATCTTAAATTTTAA